From Aegilops tauschii subsp. strangulata cultivar AL8/78 chromosome 5, Aet v6.0, whole genome shotgun sequence:
TTGCCAGAATCCAtgaattttgcaaaaaaaaaaaaagaaatgcTCCATCTCTAATTTTCGTAAAACATTCCAATTTTGTATTAGTTTCGTGaacaaaaaaaaaaaacaagtaCTAATACGAGTTTATCATCTGCACAACCGTACAGAACACTTGTCATCTCTTAGGACTTAGGAGTATAGTTTACAACGGAAAACCATCCTCTTTTCAGAGCACCACAGTTAGCTAATCAAAGCACCGATTAAAAAGTATGTATATTCCTCACAGCACTTACAATGATGAGGGGATGTGTTTGAGCAGCACGTATCCGGAAAGCACGGCGCGGTCACGCTCCTTCGCCTTGGTCTGGTACTGCACCCTGCACAAGCCAATCATTCCAATCCCATGGGTTTCTTTCTTTGTTGTGAACATCAGCGCATTCCAGTGACCAACTGGTGGTGCTAGAGAGCAACGCTTACCTCTGGCCGTCGACCCACATCTCGGTGACCAGCGTCTCGCCGGGGTAGACGTGCAGCAGGAACCGGCCGAAGATGTTCCGCACCGCCGCTGGATCCCCGTTGCAGAACGACTTGATGACCGCCCGGGCCGCGAACCCCAGAGTGCAGAGGCCGTGCAGTATTGGACGGGTGAACCTGCAGAGGTTCTCGTCAGATTCAGAAGATAACCAGAGCTTCAAACAGGGGAAACTGGGCCCAGATAAAAGAGGATCTTGCAGTATGTACGCATCGAATTGAGAAGGCTTTTGTTGGATCATGTGAACATGAAAGTGCAGGAAAGTTTACCAGAATACAGACTCCAATCCTAACCAACTCAAAACGAAAAAGGACATGCTCATTCTGCTAGCTACCGTTAGTTTTCATTCGCACAGGAACATTGTTCGCCTGTTCTTCAGGAAAAAAAAAAGCATTGTTTTGACTTCCGAGTGAACATTACTCTTTAGGTACTTCATCTATGGCTAGTTACTACCCCTCCCACATATTTTGCCAGAAACTAGAAACTCCAATGCAAGATTTGGCCCAAATATTTTCTTCGATGTCAGGATTCAAAAATAACAACAAAAGAATGATCAAGTTGAAGTGACATACCCTGCAACCTGTGCAACCATAGGGTCTGAATGCAAAGGATTATAATCCCCAGATAACCTGTATAAGAGTGCCTGGATTGAAAATGAGAAGGAATCAGGCTGACAGAATAATGGCATGTTAATAAAATGAGAAACTGATTTCTTCTGCAGAGCAAGATTCAGCCTTCTTGTTCAACAAGGTGCACCTTAAACGATTGGATGAGCAAAAGGCCAACATGGTACTTGGGATTGTTAGTGTAAGATGAGCAGTTGAGCACATAATTCATAAAGTAACACATGCCATAGTTACAACTTATATGGTTATCATAGTTTCTCCGAGATACAAGGTGCACCTTATTACCAACAATGACGAGTAATTGCGCAAACAAATAAAACAACAATCAGAATGAGTAGCATGCCTGGGATTGTTGTGTCTGGTCTTCATACACTGCAGAAGGTGCGGAATTTGGAATAGAAATGCGAGAAATCTGGTTGGCAGGATAAGTCGTATACGAGTACGGCCGGGAAGAGTCCGAAAAACCCCCAGCGCCACGCAAG
This genomic window contains:
- the LOC109758253 gene encoding enoyl-CoA hydratase 2, peroxisomal isoform X3, whose translation is MATNGRTVASVDPDVALAYKFPEVSFAYDERDVALYALGVGACGADAVDDKELHLVHHRDGQRHIKALPTFASLFPNKNSNGRGIVNVPGIHFDASLLLHGQQYIEIYKPIPSCASVVNKVKVAGLHDKGKATILEIETTTSLKDSGEVLCMNRSTIFLRGAGGFSDSSRPYSYTTYPANQISRISIPNSAPSAVYEDQTQQSQALLYRLSGDYNPLHSDPMVAQVAGFTRPILHGLCTLGFAARAVIKSFCNGDPAAVRNIFGRFLLHVYPGETLVTEMWVDGQRVQYQTKAKERDRAVLSGYVLLKHIPSSL